A region from the Serinibacter arcticus genome encodes:
- a CDS encoding LytR C-terminal domain-containing protein: MHRAPRPWYRVWGPLIAVVIIAPLVAYGLVSLATGDDGTPEQSSPETSQEAGETAPPEGEGEGTEAPGETAPGEEPTEEPTAEEPPPPPLDQEVAVSVLNGASVQGLAGQVGETLAEAGWTGATTGNYQSAQPEISTIFYADPDLLDEAQALGELLGIGNVVELGDVPSITVVLRPDFVG; encoded by the coding sequence GTGCACCGCGCGCCTCGCCCCTGGTACCGGGTGTGGGGACCGCTCATCGCCGTCGTGATCATCGCCCCGCTCGTGGCCTACGGGCTCGTCTCGCTCGCGACGGGTGACGACGGGACGCCGGAGCAGTCGTCGCCCGAGACGTCCCAGGAGGCCGGCGAGACCGCGCCGCCCGAGGGTGAGGGCGAGGGAACCGAGGCACCGGGTGAGACCGCCCCCGGTGAGGAGCCGACGGAGGAGCCCACCGCCGAGGAGCCCCCGCCGCCGCCGCTCGACCAGGAGGTCGCGGTGAGCGTGCTCAACGGCGCCTCGGTGCAGGGCCTCGCCGGACAGGTCGGCGAGACCCTCGCCGAGGCCGGCTGGACCGGCGCGACGACCGGGAACTACCAGTCGGCGCAGCCGGAGATCTCCACGATCTTCTACGCCGACCCCGACCTCCTCGACGAGGCCCAGGCGCTCGGCGAGCTCCTGGGGATCGGGAACGTCGTCGAGCTCGGCGACGTGCCGAGCATCACCGTGGTGCTGCGCCCCGACTTCGTGGGCTGA
- a CDS encoding uracil-DNA glycosylase — protein MPTRPLTELVAADWAEALAPVEPTIRRLGDQLRDDVAHGRGFLPAGEHVLRAFERPLADVRVLIVGQDPYPTPGHAVGLSFSVAPDVRPVPRSLANIYTELESDLGVPRPATGDLSPWADAGVLLLNRVLTVAPGAAGSHRRRGWEEVTQVAIEALVARGGPLVAVLWGRDAQSLTPMLGSTPIVASAHPSPLSARTGFFGSRPFSRVNALLAEQGAAPVDWRLS, from the coding sequence ATGCCGACGCGACCCCTGACCGAGCTCGTGGCCGCCGACTGGGCCGAGGCCCTGGCTCCCGTGGAACCCACGATCCGCCGCCTCGGGGACCAGCTGCGCGACGACGTCGCGCACGGCCGCGGCTTCCTGCCGGCGGGTGAGCACGTCCTGCGGGCCTTCGAGCGTCCGCTGGCGGACGTCAGGGTCCTGATCGTCGGCCAGGACCCCTACCCGACCCCCGGCCACGCCGTCGGGCTCTCCTTCTCCGTCGCCCCGGACGTCCGTCCCGTCCCGCGGTCGCTGGCGAACATCTACACCGAGCTCGAGAGCGACCTCGGGGTGCCGCGACCCGCCACCGGGGACCTGAGCCCGTGGGCGGACGCCGGCGTGCTGCTGCTGAACCGGGTGCTGACCGTGGCGCCCGGCGCCGCGGGGTCGCACCGTCGCCGGGGCTGGGAGGAGGTCACGCAGGTGGCCATCGAGGCGCTCGTGGCCCGCGGCGGTCCGCTGGTCGCCGTGCTGTGGGGCCGCGACGCGCAGTCCCTGACGCCGATGCTCGGCTCGACCCCGATCGTCGCCAGCGCGCACCCCTCCCCCCTGTCGGCGCGGACCGGCTTCTTCGGGTCGCGACCGTTCAGCCGGGTGAACGCCCTCCTGGCGGAGCAGGGCGCGGCGCCCGTCGACTGGCGGCTCTCCTAG
- the groL gene encoding chaperonin GroEL (60 kDa chaperone family; promotes refolding of misfolded polypeptides especially under stressful conditions; forms two stacked rings of heptamers to form a barrel-shaped 14mer; ends can be capped by GroES; misfolded proteins enter the barrel where they are refolded when GroES binds) has translation MAKIIAFDEEARRGMERGLNRLADAVRVTLGPKGRNVVLEKKWGAPTITNDGVSIAKEIELEEPLEKIGAELVKEVAKKTDDVAGDGTTTATVLAQALVREGLRNVAAGANPIALKRGIDKAVEAVTEALRTQAVEIETKEQIAATAAISANDPAIGELIAEAIDKVGKEGVITVEESNALGLELELTEGMRFDKGYLSAYFVTDQERQEAVLEDAYVLLVESKISTVKDLLPLLEKIIQSGKPLVIIAEDVDSEALATLVVNKIRNIFRSVAVKAPGFGDRRKAMLQDMAILTGGQVISETVGLTLENADLSVLGQARKVVITKDETTIVEGAGDADLIEGRVNQIRAEIENSDSDYDREKLQERLAKLAGGVAIIKAGAATEVELKERKHRIEDAVRNAKAAVEEGIVAGGGVALIQAGKVAFETLELEGDEATGANIVRVAIDAPLKQIAINAGLEGGVVAEKVRNLPSGHGLNAATGVYEDLLAAGVNDPVKVTRSALQNAASIAGLFLTTEAVVAEKPEKAQPMPAGGGDEMGGMGF, from the coding sequence ATGGCCAAGATCATTGCCTTTGATGAGGAAGCCCGCCGCGGCATGGAGCGTGGCCTCAACCGCCTCGCCGACGCCGTCCGCGTGACCCTCGGCCCGAAGGGCCGCAACGTCGTCCTGGAGAAGAAGTGGGGCGCCCCCACGATCACCAACGACGGCGTCTCGATCGCCAAGGAGATCGAGCTCGAGGAGCCGCTGGAGAAGATCGGCGCCGAGCTCGTCAAGGAGGTCGCCAAGAAGACCGACGACGTCGCGGGCGACGGCACCACCACCGCCACCGTCCTGGCCCAGGCGCTCGTGCGCGAGGGTCTGCGCAACGTCGCCGCCGGCGCCAACCCGATCGCCCTCAAGCGGGGCATCGACAAGGCCGTCGAGGCTGTCACCGAGGCCCTGCGCACGCAGGCCGTCGAGATCGAGACGAAGGAGCAGATCGCTGCCACCGCCGCGATCTCCGCCAACGACCCGGCCATCGGCGAGCTCATCGCCGAGGCGATCGACAAGGTCGGCAAGGAAGGCGTCATCACCGTCGAGGAGAGCAACGCGCTCGGTCTCGAGCTCGAGCTCACCGAGGGCATGCGCTTCGACAAGGGTTACCTGTCGGCGTACTTCGTCACGGACCAGGAGCGCCAGGAGGCCGTCCTGGAGGACGCCTACGTGCTCCTCGTCGAGTCGAAGATCTCCACGGTCAAGGACCTGCTGCCCCTGCTGGAGAAGATCATCCAGTCCGGCAAGCCGCTCGTCATCATCGCCGAGGACGTCGACAGCGAGGCCCTGGCCACGCTCGTCGTGAACAAGATCCGCAACATCTTCCGCTCCGTCGCCGTCAAGGCGCCCGGCTTCGGTGACCGCCGCAAGGCGATGCTGCAGGACATGGCCATCCTCACGGGCGGTCAGGTCATCTCCGAGACCGTCGGTCTCACGCTGGAGAACGCCGACCTGTCGGTGCTCGGCCAGGCGCGCAAGGTCGTCATCACCAAGGACGAGACGACGATCGTCGAGGGTGCCGGCGACGCCGACCTCATCGAGGGCCGCGTCAACCAGATCCGCGCCGAGATCGAGAACAGCGACAGCGACTACGACCGCGAGAAGCTCCAGGAGCGCCTCGCCAAGCTCGCCGGTGGCGTGGCCATCATCAAGGCGGGCGCGGCCACCGAGGTCGAGCTCAAGGAGCGCAAGCACCGCATCGAGGACGCCGTTCGCAACGCGAAGGCCGCCGTCGAGGAGGGCATCGTCGCCGGAGGCGGCGTGGCGCTCATCCAGGCCGGCAAGGTCGCGTTCGAGACGCTCGAGCTCGAGGGTGACGAGGCCACCGGGGCGAACATCGTCCGGGTCGCCATCGACGCGCCGCTCAAGCAGATCGCCATCAACGCCGGCCTCGAGGGCGGCGTCGTGGCGGAGAAGGTCCGCAACCTCCCGTCGGGTCACGGCCTCAACGCCGCGACCGGGGTGTACGAGGACCTCCTCGCCGCCGGTGTGAACGACCCGGTCAAGGTGACCCGCTCTGCTCTGCAGAACGCTGCCTCGATCGCCGGTCTGTTCCTCACCACCGAGGCTGTCGTGGCCGAGAAGCCCGAGAAGGCCCAGCCGATGCCGGCCGGTGGCGGCGACGAGATGGGTGGCATGGGCTTCTGA
- a CDS encoding phytoene desaturase family protein has product MSRDVVDVVVVGSGPNGLAAAVTMARAGLSVRVYEGQPTIGGGARTADLGLAPGVVHDICSAVHPMALASPFLRELDLPARGVQLAVPEVSYAQPLDDGRAGLAWHDLELTVDGLGSDGPAWRSLMTPLVENSEAVVALAMGDKRSVPREVLSPSGVRSALAFASALLEQGTRAWDLRFSGEVAPALLTGVAAHGIAMMPGLAPAGTALLLGSLAHVGGWPIPVGGTQSITDALVADLVAHGGDLVPDHPISDYRQLPRARAYFMDTSPRALASIWGDRLPAGVRRGLEDFRYGDGAAKVDFVLSEAVPWQAEGVSRAGTVHVGGTRPEMALAEHEVSRGRHAERPMVLVSDPSEPDPSRRVDGLSPLWTYAHVPNGSDVDPTEAVTAQIERFAPGFRDVVVASHAVPASRMADHNANYIGGDIAAGAITIYRMVARPRLSWNPYDVGIPGVALCSASTPPGPGVHGMSGWFSARRLLRTRFGMSAPSLAP; this is encoded by the coding sequence ATGAGCAGGGACGTGGTGGACGTCGTCGTGGTCGGTTCGGGTCCGAACGGGCTCGCGGCCGCCGTCACGATGGCACGGGCAGGCCTGAGCGTGCGCGTGTACGAGGGGCAGCCGACGATCGGCGGTGGGGCCAGGACGGCCGACCTGGGACTGGCGCCCGGCGTCGTGCACGACATCTGCTCGGCCGTCCACCCGATGGCGCTGGCGAGCCCGTTCCTGCGCGAGCTCGACCTCCCGGCGCGCGGCGTCCAGCTCGCCGTCCCCGAGGTCTCCTACGCCCAGCCGCTGGACGACGGCCGCGCGGGACTGGCCTGGCACGACCTCGAGCTCACGGTCGACGGGCTCGGGAGCGACGGCCCTGCCTGGCGCTCGCTCATGACGCCGCTGGTCGAGAACAGCGAGGCCGTCGTCGCGCTGGCGATGGGTGACAAGCGCTCGGTTCCGCGCGAGGTGCTCTCGCCGTCGGGCGTGCGCAGCGCCCTCGCCTTCGCCTCCGCGCTGCTGGAGCAGGGCACGCGCGCCTGGGACCTGCGGTTCTCGGGCGAGGTCGCCCCGGCGCTCCTCACGGGGGTCGCGGCGCACGGCATCGCGATGATGCCCGGTCTGGCCCCCGCGGGCACGGCCCTGCTGCTCGGCAGCCTCGCGCACGTCGGCGGGTGGCCGATCCCGGTCGGCGGGACGCAGTCGATCACCGACGCGCTCGTGGCGGACCTCGTGGCGCACGGCGGCGACCTCGTCCCCGACCACCCGATCTCCGACTACCGCCAGCTGCCGAGGGCGCGCGCCTACTTCATGGACACCTCCCCGCGGGCCCTCGCCTCGATCTGGGGCGACCGGCTGCCGGCGGGCGTGCGCCGCGGCCTGGAGGACTTCCGCTACGGCGACGGCGCCGCGAAGGTCGACTTCGTGCTCAGCGAGGCCGTGCCGTGGCAGGCGGAGGGAGTCTCACGGGCCGGCACGGTCCACGTCGGCGGGACGCGGCCGGAGATGGCGCTGGCCGAGCACGAGGTCTCCCGGGGGCGGCACGCCGAGCGGCCGATGGTGCTCGTCAGCGACCCGAGCGAGCCCGACCCGTCCCGGCGCGTGGACGGACTCAGCCCGCTGTGGACCTACGCCCACGTCCCGAACGGCTCCGACGTCGACCCCACCGAGGCGGTCACCGCGCAGATCGAGCGCTTCGCGCCGGGCTTCCGCGACGTCGTCGTCGCCTCGCACGCGGTGCCCGCGTCGCGGATGGCCGACCACAACGCCAACTACATCGGCGGCGACATCGCGGCCGGGGCCATCACGATCTACCGCATGGTGGCGCGTCCGCGCCTGAGCTGGAACCCGTACGACGTCGGGATCCCCGGCGTCGCGCTGTGCTCCGCCTCCACGCCGCCCGGGCCGGGCGTGCACGGCATGTCTGGCTGGTTCTCGGCCAGGCGTCTGCTGCGGACGCGGTTCGGGATGTCGGCGCCGTCGCTGGCGCCCTGA
- a CDS encoding glycoside hydrolase family 15 has translation MQRRGPSLVVLGLTAVLTAGASLGPAGAPSVVLASEGAVHTWTESDGEVSGAVVVVRPGTAPDLLPGSRVLAPGPEATDAERAAATAEAQRQRDWLAAGSVPGEGGPHADLGRDALLDLYTATHTPDGDVRAPFAAPTGAWRYVWPRDAAFAAVTLARTGHVADAVAVLGFFDDVEVTAEGFHARYRLDGTVPDDRGPQLDGAAWLLWASAETAALAPPSDVPAVLEDLAGITLASAGVLLGATDSPGHLPDVSSDYWELPETRLTLGTAAPVLTGLDALATLQQLAGRDGEATATRERLALVRDAVATAFGPTWPRHAGGRHQDAATALALPPFQDEALPGAETAWRLSARGMARPAGGLAPGEGWREPHYSWTPQTALYALTSATLGEDAAARERLDWLAAHTTLMGSVPEKVGPDGAGAQVAPLVWSSALVLLTLDELDRQPAGAGRQPIGSAS, from the coding sequence GTGCAGCGCCGCGGTCCGTCCCTCGTCGTGCTGGGGCTGACCGCCGTGCTCACGGCGGGCGCGAGCCTCGGCCCCGCCGGCGCTCCCTCGGTGGTTCTCGCGTCGGAGGGTGCGGTCCACACGTGGACCGAGAGCGACGGCGAGGTGAGCGGCGCCGTCGTCGTCGTCCGCCCGGGCACCGCCCCCGACCTCCTGCCCGGCTCCCGCGTGCTCGCGCCGGGACCGGAGGCGACCGACGCCGAGCGCGCGGCGGCGACGGCCGAGGCGCAGCGGCAGCGCGACTGGCTCGCGGCCGGCTCCGTCCCCGGCGAGGGCGGCCCGCACGCGGACCTGGGCCGGGACGCCCTGCTCGACCTCTACACCGCCACGCACACGCCCGACGGCGACGTCCGCGCCCCGTTCGCCGCGCCCACCGGCGCCTGGCGCTACGTCTGGCCGCGTGACGCGGCGTTCGCCGCCGTCACCCTCGCCCGCACCGGGCACGTGGCCGACGCCGTCGCCGTCCTGGGGTTCTTCGACGACGTCGAGGTCACCGCCGAGGGCTTCCACGCGCGCTACCGCCTCGACGGCACCGTGCCGGACGACCGCGGCCCGCAGCTGGACGGCGCGGCCTGGCTGCTGTGGGCGAGCGCGGAGACGGCAGCGCTCGCCCCGCCGTCGGACGTCCCCGCCGTCCTCGAGGACCTCGCGGGCATCACGTTGGCGAGCGCCGGCGTGCTCCTGGGCGCGACGGACTCCCCCGGGCACCTCCCGGACGTCTCCTCCGACTACTGGGAGCTGCCGGAGACGCGCCTGACGCTCGGTACCGCGGCCCCGGTGCTCACGGGGCTCGACGCCCTCGCGACGCTGCAGCAGCTCGCGGGGCGCGACGGCGAGGCCACGGCCACCCGCGAGCGCCTCGCGCTGGTGCGCGACGCCGTCGCGACGGCCTTCGGCCCCACCTGGCCGCGGCACGCGGGCGGCCGGCACCAGGACGCGGCGACCGCGCTGGCGCTGCCGCCGTTCCAGGACGAGGCCCTGCCCGGCGCGGAGACCGCGTGGCGGCTGAGTGCGCGCGGCATGGCCCGACCGGCGGGCGGGCTCGCGCCGGGCGAGGGGTGGCGCGAGCCGCACTACTCCTGGACGCCGCAGACCGCGCTGTACGCGCTCACGTCCGCCACCCTGGGCGAGGACGCCGCGGCACGCGAACGGCTGGACTGGCTCGCCGCGCACACCACGCTGATGGGGTCGGTCCCCGAGAAGGTCGGACCCGACGGCGCAGGGGCGCAGGTCGCGCCCCTGGTCTGGTCGAGCGCGCTGGTGCTGCTGACGCTGGACGAGCTCGACCGCCAGCCGGCCGGAGCCGGACGGCAGCCGATCGGCAGCGCGTCCTAG
- a CDS encoding DUF3263 domain-containing protein: protein MAAVVAHDVEGLTEREAAILEFERGWWRHGGAKESAISELFGMTATRYYQTLNVLIDSPDALAADPMLVKRLRRLRSARQQNRQARRFADGAL, encoded by the coding sequence ATGGCAGCAGTCGTCGCCCACGACGTCGAGGGCCTCACCGAGCGCGAGGCCGCGATCCTGGAGTTCGAGCGCGGCTGGTGGCGCCACGGCGGTGCCAAGGAGTCGGCGATCTCGGAGCTGTTCGGGATGACCGCGACGCGGTACTACCAGACCCTCAACGTGCTGATCGACTCGCCCGACGCGCTGGCCGCCGACCCGATGCTGGTCAAGCGTCTCCGCCGCCTGCGCTCCGCCCGTCAGCAGAACCGTCAGGCGCGCCGCTTCGCCGACGGGGCGCTCTGA
- the mqo gene encoding malate dehydrogenase (quinone) — MPAPRNDAPVDYALVGGGVMSATLAILLTELDPDATIHVYERLVEPAQESSDPWRNAGTGHAALCELNYTPERADGSIDITKAIAVNEQFKASRELWDHLADSGALPDGTTFVSPVPHMTFVSGTEGVDYLRRRHEALAAHPNFADMVYTEDPEVVRDWAPLLAEGRLSSEPIAATRSDAGTDVDFGSLTRQLLEAAQARGVVVHTSVQASSVTRGPHGWKIRLRDNAWTPLGERRTAHARFVFVGAGGGALRLLQTTGIPEIKGFAGFPISGQFLRTFDPELVARHQAKVYGKAEVGAPPMSVPHLDTRVVDGRTALMFGPFAGFSLKFLAFGSPLDALKTIRPGNVLPLLAVARDNLDLVKYLVKELLATPAAKLRTLRKFFPDAERSRWTMITAGQRVQVIRPDARRTGVLQFGTEVITAADGSVAGLLGASPGASTAAFAMAQVIERCFGDEHPEWVGRLHEIMPSLARAGSGSRDPAKPAGPV, encoded by the coding sequence ATGCCCGCTCCGCGCAACGACGCCCCGGTCGACTACGCCCTCGTCGGTGGTGGGGTCATGAGCGCCACGCTCGCGATCCTCCTCACCGAGCTCGACCCCGATGCGACGATCCACGTCTACGAGCGCCTCGTCGAGCCCGCGCAGGAGAGCTCCGACCCCTGGCGCAACGCCGGTACCGGCCACGCCGCGCTGTGCGAGCTCAACTACACGCCCGAGCGGGCCGACGGCAGCATCGACATCACCAAGGCGATCGCGGTCAACGAGCAGTTCAAGGCCTCGCGCGAGCTGTGGGACCACCTCGCCGACTCCGGCGCCCTGCCGGACGGGACGACGTTCGTCAGCCCCGTCCCGCACATGACCTTCGTCAGCGGGACCGAGGGCGTGGACTACCTGCGCCGACGCCACGAGGCGCTCGCCGCCCACCCCAACTTCGCCGACATGGTCTACACCGAGGACCCCGAGGTCGTGCGCGACTGGGCCCCGCTGCTGGCCGAGGGCCGACTGAGCAGCGAGCCGATCGCCGCGACCCGCTCCGACGCCGGGACCGACGTCGACTTCGGCTCGCTGACCCGCCAGCTGCTCGAGGCCGCGCAGGCGCGCGGCGTCGTCGTGCACACGAGCGTGCAGGCGTCGTCCGTGACGCGCGGCCCGCACGGCTGGAAGATCCGCCTGCGCGACAACGCCTGGACCCCGCTCGGCGAGCGCCGCACGGCGCACGCCCGGTTCGTCTTCGTCGGGGCCGGCGGCGGCGCGCTGCGCCTGCTCCAGACCACCGGCATCCCGGAGATCAAGGGCTTCGCCGGCTTCCCGATCTCGGGCCAGTTCCTGCGCACGTTCGACCCCGAGCTCGTGGCCCGCCACCAGGCGAAGGTCTACGGCAAGGCCGAGGTCGGCGCCCCGCCGATGTCCGTGCCGCACCTGGACACCCGCGTCGTCGACGGCCGCACCGCGCTGATGTTCGGCCCGTTCGCGGGCTTCAGCCTCAAGTTCCTCGCGTTCGGCTCGCCGCTCGACGCGCTCAAGACGATCCGGCCGGGCAACGTCCTGCCGCTGCTCGCCGTCGCCCGCGACAACCTCGACCTGGTGAAGTACCTGGTCAAGGAGCTGCTCGCGACGCCGGCCGCCAAGCTGCGCACGCTGCGGAAGTTCTTCCCCGACGCCGAGCGCTCGCGCTGGACCATGATCACCGCCGGGCAGCGGGTGCAGGTCATCCGGCCCGACGCCCGTCGCACCGGTGTGCTGCAGTTCGGCACGGAGGTCATCACGGCGGCGGACGGCTCCGTCGCCGGGCTCCTCGGCGCGTCCCCGGGCGCCTCGACCGCCGCGTTCGCGATGGCGCAGGTGATCGAGCGCTGCTTCGGCGACGAGCACCCCGAGTGGGTCGGGCGGCTGCACGAGATCATGCCGAGCCTCGCGCGTGCCGGGTCGGGCTCGCGCGACCCCGCCAAGCCCGCCGGGCCGGTCTAG